Within Phreatobacter oligotrophus, the genomic segment CAGCAGGACCAGCGTGCCGACCACCGCCGACAGGATCGACCCGGCGAGGACGCCGACCTTCACCTGGTCCTGCAGCACGGCGCTGGACGGGAAGGCGAGCAGGCCGATGAACAGGCTCATGGTGAAGCCGATGCCGCAGAGCAGGGCGACGCCATAGACCTGCGGCCAGGTGGCATGCTCCGGTCGGTCGGCCCAGCCGAGGCGAACCGCCGCCCAGGTCGTGCCGAAGACGCCGATCTGCTTGCCGACGAAGAGGCCGGCGGCAATGCCGAGCGGCAGCGGCGCCAGCAGCGAGGCGAGCGAGAAGCCGGCCAGCGAAACGCCGGCATTGGCGAAGCCGAAGATCGGCACGATGGCGAAGGCCACCCAGGGCTGGATGGCATGTTCCAGCGTGTGCAGCGGCGAATGATCGTCGCCGCGGCCATCGGCGCCGCGCAGGGGGATGGTGAGCGCCAGCGCCACGCCGGCCAGCGTCGCATGGACGCCGGACTTCAGCACCAGCACCCAGAGGACGGCGCCGAGCAGCAGGTAGGGCAGGAGGGAGCGCACATTCATGCGGTTCAGCACCGCGAGGATGGCGAGAACGCCAATGGCGCCGGCGAGCCAGGCCATGGAGAGATTGGCCGTGTAGAAGGCGGCGATGATCATGACCGCGCCGAGATCGTCGATGATGGCGAGCGCGGTGAGGAAGATCTTGAGCGAGACC encodes:
- the nhaA gene encoding Na+/H+ antiporter NhaA, translating into MPADHTVTSPRTRFRSTLRAFVESSAAGGIVLMVAAALAMVVANSALAPAYFAALKTYIGPLSLLHWINDLLMAVFFLLVGLEIKREFLDGQLSTWPRRILPGVAAAGGMAVPALFFVAFNLATPETMRGWAIPTATDIAFALGVLALLGNRVPVSLKIFLTALAIIDDLGAVMIIAAFYTANLSMAWLAGAIGVLAILAVLNRMNVRSLLPYLLLGAVLWVLVLKSGVHATLAGVALALTIPLRGADGRGDDHSPLHTLEHAIQPWVAFAIVPIFGFANAGVSLAGFSLASLLAPLPLGIAAGLFVGKQIGVFGTTWAAVRLGWADRPEHATWPQVYGVALLCGIGFTMSLFIGLLAFPSSAVLQDQVKVGVLAGSILSAVVGTLVLLVARREAVPTPSR